From one Streptomyces sp. SCSIO 30461 genomic stretch:
- a CDS encoding PQQ-binding-like beta-propeller repeat protein encodes MEQLTQHDPRRIGPFEVLGRLGAGGMGLVYLARSASGRRVAIKTVRTELAEDQLFRVRFTREVEAARAVSGFYTAAVVDADPRAAVPWLATAYVPAPSLEEIVSECGPLPAQAVRWLAAGIAEALQSIHGAGLVHRDLKPSNVLVVEDGPRVIDFGIASGVSNTRLTMTNVAVGTPAYMSPEQARDSRSVTGASDVFSLGSTLVFAATGHAPFRGANPVETVFMLLREGPDLTGLPDELRPLIESCMGMDAGRRPSPEDLQTQLAPHLFSSGGDDDSGTASAWLPARAVGLIEQRRGGGRTTQAANQAHAANQGHAANQGQSANQPQRNQGAPLAAGAGGGANGGWRPEPHLAPPRPDRAPDVGGGTDWDATRRGGADPRTGQARPGPGRPGPGHARPVPAHPVAGPASHPRQAPESSPVRLAGARVPIGPGPRVADTRTAFAAHTGPATGWLRAPGGGTVGEAAQQPAAAPAVTAAATVPPASGEPARWRPWRFRMSNDVWGTPVVDGDLLYVTSFEVHALDVASGRRQFKTRDVAWSMALDSGRIHASDGPTLYALDAADGHELWRLSADAWVYSLKAARRTVVTGTRGGGVQAWEAATGEKLWEVTGAQTDFETPESGPALAGDTVYVWRDARLQALDTRSGTERWSYPVGDAASCGGVPVRVHQGEDGCTYVAAGTRVLCVETASGLVRWHFEAPAVFLSPPAFVPGPAVTGGGVYLADYLGTVYAIDAATGKDRWRIATESRTSIDPVLVADGNVHVGSGSALYTLDAVTGTPKWRFAAAGEVIGAPVVADGRVHFGAADHVLYTLDASGGQLRWKLATGGEITGSPVVRSGVVYACSKDRCVYALDAVKGTATGTGPAPGSGAAGAAR; translated from the coding sequence GTGGAGCAGCTGACGCAGCACGACCCGAGGCGAATCGGCCCCTTCGAGGTGCTGGGACGGCTCGGGGCCGGCGGCATGGGGCTGGTCTATCTGGCGCGCTCGGCGTCCGGCCGGCGTGTGGCGATCAAGACGGTGCGTACGGAACTCGCCGAGGACCAACTGTTCCGCGTCCGCTTCACCCGCGAGGTGGAGGCGGCGCGAGCGGTGTCCGGCTTCTACACCGCGGCCGTGGTGGACGCCGACCCGCGGGCGGCCGTGCCGTGGCTCGCCACCGCCTATGTCCCCGCACCCTCGCTCGAGGAGATAGTGAGTGAGTGCGGGCCGCTCCCGGCCCAGGCGGTGCGCTGGCTGGCGGCAGGCATCGCCGAGGCCCTCCAGTCGATCCACGGAGCCGGGCTCGTGCACCGCGATCTGAAGCCGTCGAACGTCCTGGTGGTGGAGGACGGCCCCAGGGTGATCGACTTCGGTATCGCGTCGGGCGTCTCCAACACCCGGCTGACCATGACGAACGTCGCCGTCGGCACCCCCGCCTACATGTCGCCCGAGCAAGCGCGTGACTCACGCAGTGTGACCGGTGCCAGCGATGTGTTCTCGCTCGGTTCGACACTGGTGTTCGCCGCCACCGGACACGCGCCCTTCCGCGGCGCCAACCCGGTCGAGACCGTGTTCATGCTGTTGCGCGAGGGCCCCGATCTGACGGGACTGCCGGATGAGCTGCGTCCCCTGATCGAGTCGTGCATGGGGATGGACGCGGGCAGACGGCCGAGCCCCGAAGACCTCCAGACGCAGCTCGCGCCGCATCTCTTCTCGTCGGGCGGTGACGACGACAGCGGAACGGCCTCGGCGTGGCTGCCCGCCAGGGCCGTCGGGCTGATCGAGCAGCGCAGGGGCGGCGGGCGTACGACACAGGCGGCCAATCAGGCGCACGCGGCCAACCAGGGGCACGCGGCCAACCAGGGGCAGTCGGCGAACCAGCCGCAGCGGAACCAGGGCGCCCCGCTCGCGGCGGGAGCGGGAGGGGGCGCGAACGGGGGCTGGCGCCCCGAGCCGCATCTCGCACCCCCCAGGCCGGACCGCGCTCCGGACGTGGGCGGGGGCACCGACTGGGACGCCACCCGGCGTGGCGGTGCCGACCCCCGCACCGGCCAGGCCCGCCCGGGACCCGGCCGCCCGGGACCAGGGCACGCCCGCCCCGTACCGGCCCACCCCGTCGCCGGTCCGGCCTCGCACCCGCGGCAGGCGCCCGAGAGCAGCCCGGTGCGCCTCGCCGGGGCAAGGGTCCCGATCGGCCCGGGTCCTCGCGTCGCCGACACCCGCACCGCGTTCGCCGCGCACACCGGCCCGGCCACAGGGTGGCTCCGCGCCCCTGGCGGCGGCACCGTCGGTGAGGCCGCCCAGCAGCCTGCCGCGGCCCCCGCAGTCACAGCCGCGGCCACCGTTCCGCCTGCTTCGGGTGAACCGGCCCGCTGGCGCCCCTGGCGGTTCCGGATGTCGAACGACGTCTGGGGCACCCCCGTCGTCGACGGCGATCTGCTCTACGTCACGTCCTTCGAGGTGCACGCCTTGGACGTGGCCAGCGGTCGGCGCCAGTTCAAGACGCGTGACGTGGCCTGGTCGATGGCGCTCGACAGCGGTCGGATCCACGCGTCCGACGGACCGACGCTCTACGCGCTCGACGCCGCGGACGGCCACGAGCTGTGGCGGTTGTCGGCGGACGCCTGGGTGTACTCGCTCAAGGCCGCCCGCCGCACGGTCGTCACCGGCACCCGCGGCGGTGGTGTGCAGGCATGGGAGGCGGCAACCGGCGAGAAGCTCTGGGAAGTCACCGGAGCGCAGACCGACTTCGAGACTCCGGAGTCCGGTCCCGCCCTCGCCGGCGACACCGTCTACGTCTGGCGCGATGCCCGCCTCCAGGCGCTGGACACCCGCAGCGGTACGGAACGCTGGTCGTATCCGGTCGGCGACGCGGCCTCCTGCGGCGGCGTGCCGGTCAGGGTGCACCAGGGGGAGGACGGCTGCACATATGTCGCGGCCGGTACGCGGGTGCTGTGCGTGGAGACGGCGAGCGGTCTCGTCCGCTGGCACTTCGAGGCGCCCGCCGTATTCCTGTCGCCGCCCGCCTTCGTGCCCGGTCCGGCGGTGACCGGGGGCGGGGTGTATCTCGCCGACTACCTCGGCACGGTGTACGCGATCGACGCGGCGACCGGAAAGGACCGCTGGCGGATCGCCACCGAGTCCCGTACCTCGATCGACCCCGTGCTGGTCGCCGATGGAAACGTGCATGTGGGCAGTGGCAGCGCTCTGTACACACTGGACGCGGTCACCGGCACCCCGAAGTGGCGTTTCGCGGCGGCCGGGGAGGTCATCGGCGCACCGGTGGTCGCGGACGGGAGGGTGCACTTCGGCGCCGCCGACCATGTGCTCTACACCCTGGACGCGAGCGGCGGGCAGCTGCGCTGGAAGCTGGCCACCGGTGGCGAGATCACGGGGTCGCCGGTGGTGCGGAGCGGCGTGGTGTACGCGTGCTCCAAGGACCGCTGTGTGTACGCGCTGGACGCCGTGAAGGGCACGGCGACCGGCACGGGACCGGCACCGGGGTCCGGTGCGGCGGGGGCGGCGCGCTGA
- a CDS encoding enoyl-CoA hydratase/isomerase family protein: MSGTGGHGIRVETDKDTGVAVVTLDRPARHNAIDLAMAAGLARVWRGFRYDDTVRAAVVTGAGTRAFCTGIDRDAEVPQPSSPYSIDDPLLSIGPKANDLWIPVIAAVRGLACGGAFYLLGEAEFVIAADDAQFFDPHTGYGMVSAYESVHMALRMPLGEAARMALMGTAERVSARRAYETGLVSEVVAPGDELPAAVRCAAVIASYPTEAVQGTVRAVWAANEAVRNQAFAHAQQLIALGNLPADRQAELFANRRSAGAVAGGGPGGGATADGGASEAGGGPGYRLR; this comes from the coding sequence ATGAGCGGTACCGGCGGCCACGGCATCCGCGTCGAAACCGACAAGGACACCGGAGTCGCCGTCGTCACCCTCGACCGGCCCGCGAGACACAATGCCATCGACCTCGCGATGGCGGCCGGACTCGCCCGCGTGTGGCGGGGGTTCCGCTACGACGACACCGTGCGGGCGGCGGTGGTGACGGGCGCCGGAACACGAGCGTTCTGCACCGGGATCGACCGGGACGCCGAGGTGCCGCAGCCCTCGTCCCCGTACTCGATCGACGATCCACTGCTCAGCATCGGCCCCAAGGCCAACGACCTGTGGATACCGGTGATCGCGGCAGTGCGCGGGCTGGCCTGCGGCGGGGCCTTCTATCTGCTGGGCGAGGCGGAGTTCGTGATCGCGGCGGATGACGCACAGTTCTTCGACCCGCACACCGGCTACGGGATGGTGAGCGCCTACGAGTCGGTCCACATGGCGTTGCGCATGCCGTTGGGCGAAGCCGCCCGAATGGCACTGATGGGTACGGCCGAGCGTGTCTCGGCGCGCCGGGCGTATGAGACGGGACTGGTGAGCGAGGTGGTGGCGCCCGGAGACGAGCTGCCCGCCGCCGTACGCTGCGCCGCCGTGATCGCCTCGTACCCGACGGAGGCGGTGCAGGGGACGGTACGGGCGGTGTGGGCGGCGAACGAGGCGGTACGGAACCAGGCATTCGCCCATGCCCAGCAGCTGATCGCCCTCGGGAATCTGCCCGCCGACCGGCAGGCGGAGCTGTTCGCGAACAGGCGGAGTGCGGGGGCGGTCGCCGGTGGGGGGCCGGGTGGCGGTGCGACCGCGGATGGTGGTGCGAGCGAGGCAGGGGGCGGGCCCGGATACCGGTTGCGGTGA
- a CDS encoding OB-fold domain-containing protein: protein MTDHDGHYLAPVADEDGAPFWEYAALGELRVQGCASCGRLRFPPRPCCPHCQSFESHWQPMDGRGRIWSYVLPHPPLLSPYAEQAPYNAVIVELADAPHIRLVGNVVADADADLDSVDPARLRIGAPVRVAFTKLADGTTVPRWLLERS from the coding sequence ATGACAGACCACGACGGTCACTACCTCGCACCCGTAGCCGACGAGGACGGCGCACCCTTCTGGGAGTACGCGGCGCTCGGCGAACTGCGCGTCCAGGGCTGCGCCTCCTGCGGCCGGCTGCGCTTCCCGCCGCGCCCCTGCTGCCCGCACTGCCAGTCGTTCGAGAGCCACTGGCAGCCGATGGACGGACGCGGGCGGATCTGGTCCTATGTGCTCCCCCACCCGCCTCTGCTGTCCCCCTACGCCGAACAGGCCCCTTACAACGCCGTCATCGTGGAGCTGGCCGACGCGCCACACATCCGGCTGGTCGGCAATGTGGTGGCCGACGCGGACGCCGACCTCGACTCCGTCGACCCCGCGCGGCTGCGCATCGGGGCACCGGTGCGGGTGGCGTTCACCAAGCTCGCGGACGGGACGACCGTGCCGCGCTGGCTGCTGGAGCGATCATGA
- a CDS encoding lipid-transfer protein, which translates to MATLKDATAIAGIGQTPFAKHLPESEKTLACRAIIAALDDAGIAPGEVDAFASYTMEETDEVEIAKAIGAGDVTFFSKVGYGGGGSCATVGHLAAAIATGQASVGVAWRSRKRGSGPRPWKNTAAQLPTPGQWTRPFGLLRPADEIGMLARRYMHEYGATRDHLFNVALACRNRANQNPAAIMHERPLTREMYMTARWISEPLCLFDNCLETDGALACVVVSAERARDCRSRPVYVHSAAQGLPAQHHGMVNYWNDDPLTGPAWTAARQLWKTADFGPQDIDVAQIYDAFTPLIPLSLEGYGFCGRGEGAAYTEGGALETGGRLPMNTGGGGLSEAYVHGFNLVNEGVKQLRGTSTAQVPDAATCLVTAGEGVPTSALLLRN; encoded by the coding sequence ATGGCGACCCTCAAGGACGCGACAGCGATAGCCGGAATAGGTCAGACCCCCTTCGCGAAACACCTCCCCGAATCCGAGAAGACGCTCGCCTGCCGCGCCATCATCGCGGCGCTGGACGACGCGGGCATCGCACCCGGCGAGGTCGACGCATTCGCCTCGTACACGATGGAGGAGACCGACGAGGTCGAGATCGCCAAGGCGATCGGGGCCGGGGACGTCACCTTCTTCAGCAAGGTGGGCTACGGCGGCGGCGGCTCCTGCGCGACCGTCGGCCACCTCGCCGCCGCCATCGCCACCGGGCAGGCGAGCGTCGGGGTCGCCTGGCGGTCACGCAAGCGGGGCTCGGGGCCGCGCCCCTGGAAGAACACCGCCGCGCAGTTGCCGACCCCCGGGCAGTGGACTCGCCCCTTCGGCCTGCTGCGGCCGGCCGACGAGATCGGGATGCTCGCCAGGCGCTACATGCACGAGTACGGAGCCACTCGCGACCACCTCTTCAACGTGGCCCTCGCCTGCCGCAACCGCGCCAACCAGAACCCCGCCGCGATCATGCACGAGCGTCCGCTGACCCGCGAGATGTACATGACGGCGCGCTGGATCAGCGAACCGCTCTGCCTCTTCGACAACTGCCTTGAGACGGACGGCGCCCTGGCCTGCGTCGTGGTGTCCGCCGAACGTGCCCGCGACTGCCGCAGCAGGCCCGTCTACGTCCACTCCGCCGCCCAGGGCCTGCCCGCCCAGCACCACGGCATGGTCAACTACTGGAACGACGACCCGCTCACCGGCCCCGCCTGGACCGCTGCCCGCCAGTTGTGGAAGACCGCCGACTTCGGGCCGCAGGACATCGACGTCGCCCAGATCTACGACGCGTTCACCCCGCTGATCCCGCTGTCCCTGGAGGGCTACGGCTTCTGCGGGCGCGGCGAAGGCGCCGCGTACACGGAGGGCGGGGCCCTGGAGACAGGCGGGCGGCTGCCGATGAACACCGGCGGCGGCGGTCTCAGCGAGGCGTACGTGCACGGCTTCAACCTCGTCAACGAAGGCGTGAAGCAGCTGCGCGGCACCTCCACCGCCCAGGTACCGGACGCCGCGACCTGTCTGGTGACGGCGGGCGAAGGCGTTCCGACCTCGGCACTGCTGCTGCGGAACTGA
- a CDS encoding FadD3 family acyl-CoA ligase produces the protein MRGDLEWMSIPRLVRDAAERYGEREAVADGRTRLSYGELGERVERAAAGCVAAGVEPGDRVAIWAPNTLDWIVSALGAVSAGAVLVPLNTRSKGTEAAYILERTRVKLLFITGTFLGTSYVASLRRADVPLPHLEQVVVFADSAPEDYRTWKDFLAAGDTVSPAEVRARADAVVPSSPSDIVFTSGTTGRPKGAVITHAQTLRCYDTWCELAGLREGDRYLIVNPFFHTFGYKAGIIACLMRGATMVPQPVFNVDTVLANIAAERISVLPGPPTLHQSLLDHPARDAHDLSALRLVVTGAAVVPLQLVERLRGELRIATVLTAYGLSEASGIVTMCRRGDPSETIATTSGRAIPDTEVRVMSGALGEPGEILVRGHNVMSGYFEDPEGTAAAIDEDGWLHTGDVGVLDERGNLRITDRIKDMFIVGGFNAYPAEIEQLLGLHPDIADVAVIGVPDGRLGEVGRAYVVRRAGATLTADDVIAWSRREMANYKVPRSVEFVAELPRNAGGKVLKGELRRRR, from the coding sequence ATGCGCGGCGACCTGGAGTGGATGTCCATCCCGAGGCTGGTGCGCGACGCCGCCGAGCGCTACGGGGAGCGGGAAGCCGTTGCCGACGGGCGGACCCGGCTCTCGTACGGCGAGCTGGGCGAACGGGTCGAGCGGGCCGCCGCGGGCTGCGTCGCGGCCGGCGTGGAGCCGGGCGACCGGGTGGCGATATGGGCGCCCAACACACTCGACTGGATCGTCAGCGCGCTCGGCGCGGTGTCGGCGGGCGCGGTGCTGGTGCCGCTCAACACCCGCTCCAAGGGCACCGAGGCCGCGTACATCCTGGAACGAACTCGCGTGAAACTGCTTTTCATCACGGGCACGTTCCTCGGCACTTCGTACGTGGCGTCCCTGCGCCGCGCGGATGTCCCGCTGCCGCACCTGGAGCAGGTGGTGGTGTTCGCGGACAGCGCCCCCGAGGACTACCGCACCTGGAAGGACTTCCTGGCGGCCGGGGACACGGTGTCGCCGGCGGAGGTACGGGCCAGGGCCGACGCCGTGGTCCCATCGTCGCCTTCGGACATCGTCTTCACCTCGGGCACGACGGGCCGCCCCAAGGGTGCGGTGATCACCCATGCCCAGACCCTGCGCTGCTACGACACGTGGTGCGAGCTCGCCGGGTTGCGCGAGGGGGACCGCTACCTGATCGTGAACCCCTTCTTCCACACCTTCGGCTACAAGGCCGGGATCATCGCCTGTCTGATGCGCGGCGCGACGATGGTGCCGCAGCCGGTGTTCAACGTGGACACGGTGCTCGCGAACATCGCCGCCGAACGCATCTCCGTACTCCCTGGCCCGCCCACCCTGCACCAGTCGCTGCTGGACCACCCGGCGCGCGACGCCCACGACCTGTCGGCGTTGAGGCTGGTCGTGACGGGCGCTGCGGTGGTGCCGCTCCAGTTGGTGGAGCGGCTGCGCGGCGAGCTGCGCATCGCCACCGTGCTGACGGCGTACGGCCTCTCCGAGGCATCCGGCATCGTCACGATGTGCCGCCGCGGCGACCCCTCCGAGACCATCGCCACCACCTCAGGCCGTGCCATCCCGGACACGGAGGTCCGCGTGATGTCCGGAGCGCTCGGTGAGCCGGGCGAGATCCTGGTACGCGGCCACAACGTGATGAGCGGCTACTTCGAGGACCCGGAGGGCACCGCGGCGGCGATCGACGAGGACGGGTGGCTGCACACCGGAGACGTGGGCGTCCTGGACGAGCGCGGCAACCTGCGGATCACCGACCGGATCAAGGACATGTTCATCGTCGGCGGCTTCAACGCCTATCCGGCCGAGATCGAGCAACTCCTCGGACTGCACCCCGATATCGCTGACGTGGCGGTGATCGGTGTTCCGGACGGTCGGCTGGGCGAGGTCGGCAGGGCGTATGTGGTGCGCAGGGCGGGCGCGACGCTGACGGCTGACGACGTGATCGCGTGGTCGCGGCGGGAGATGGCGAACTACAAGGTTCCGAGGTCGGTGGAGTTCGTGGCGGAGCTCCCGCGGAACGCGGGCGGGAAGGTGCTGAAGGGAGAGCTGAGGAGACGTCGTTGA